GAGATGGGAATTTTAATTAAGAACGGTGAAGTGCTTGAGATAGCGAGAAAGGCCACAGTGGTGCTCTTTGACAAGACAGGAACCCTAACGAAAGGAAAGCCAGAGGTTACGGATGTAATAACTTTTGGCATAGACGAGAAAGAGCTGTTAGAATTGGTAGCATCTGCCGAAAAGCGTTCAGAGCACCCCTTGGGAGAGGCAATCGTTAGAAAAGCCCAAGAGCTTGGCTTGGAGTTGGAAGAGCCTGAGCAGTTTGAGACAATTACTGGAAAAGGTGTTAAGGCTAAGGTGCGTGGAAGGGAAGTCTTAGCTGGAAACAGAAAGCTGTTAAGAGAGAACGGATATTCAATAGAGCGCATTGAAAAGACGCTCCACAAGCTCGAAGATAAGGCAAAAACGGCTATAATAATAGCTATAGACGGCGAGATAGTCGGCGTCATCGGAATTGCGGACACAATAAAGGAGCATGCAAAGGAAGCTATTGAGGAACTGCACAAAATGGGCAAGAAAGTAGGCATGATTACTGGGGACAATAGGAGGACTGCAAATGCAATAGCAAAACAATTAGGAGTTGACTATGTCTTAGCTGAAGTCCTGCCTCAAGACAAGGCTAATGAGGTTAGAAAGCTCCAAGAGAAGGGAGAAGTGGTCATCTTTGTTGGGGATGGGATTAACGACGCCCCCGCTTTAGCTCAAGCAGATATAGGTATAGCGGTAAGCTCTGGAACCGACATAGCTATGGAAAGCGGAGAAATAGTTCTCATGAGGAACGACATAAGAGATGTCGTTAAAGCAATAAAGCTCAGCCAAAAAACGCTCTCAAAGATTAAGCAGAACTTTTTCTGGGCGATGATTTACAACATAATCCTAATCCCAATAGCCGCAGGATTGGCATACATCCTCCTTGGAATCCAGTTCCAGCCAGAGTGGGCTGCAGGTGCAATGTCATTAAGTAGTGTGAGTGTTGTGAGTAACTCTCTCTTATTGAAGAGGACTAGGATTTGAGGTGGTTAAGAATGATTAAAGGATTTGAGGGGGATTTTGAGGTGGTCAAGAGGGCTAAACATGCCCTCCTCTGGTTTTCCTCTCCCGGCTGCCCTCCGTGCAAGATGATTAAACCATTTATGTATGAGCTCAGTGAGAAGTATAAGGAAGTGGATATAGAGAAATATCACAGGGTGGCTCAGACTTTTGAGGTATTAAATGTTCCAACGTTGGTTTATCTAAAGAAAGGTAAAGAAGTCCACAGGCAAAATTTGGTAAGGAGAAAAGAGGAAGTGGAAGAAAGATTAAGAAAACTACTCAAAGTTTAACTTCAAACGAGTTTGAACCTTTCGCCAAGCTTTTATATTTTTAAACAAATCCTAAGTTGGTGAACATTATGAGAAAGCCAACTGTAATTTTAATTTTAATTTTCATTGCAGTTGCAGGTTTAGTGTATTTCCATAGTTCTTCTGGGGAAAATAAAGAGAGAATAATAAAACTTAAAGCTACCTTTCGAATGGGAGGGGCTATTTATACAGGTTATGAAATGCGAGGAGACACGCTTGTCTTTAAATTTGAAAGAAAAGGGGATTTCTTCACACAAGCCATAGAAACTAAGGAAGTCACCACTGAGGAAAAACTCTCCCCTAAGGGAGTTATTATGGAAGTTATAACTAATGGGGAAACTAAAACATACGAGGCAAAATTCATTGATGAAAGTGAGGAAATAGCACTTTATGAAGCTTCTGAATTGGAGTGAGAACTTGCTCCTCTTATCCCCTTTTAACACCCTGTTTCAACTCTAGGTATTTTCTAAACAAAATTAAGAATGTTCCTATACCAACAATGGACATGCCAAGAATTCCATTGAATTCTAGTACTATGTCATAAAAAAGAATAAATGGGCCTAAGATTCCTAACACAAGCGCAAGTAGTTGTTTCGTGTTTAAATTCTCCATTTGGCCATATAAATGGACAGTGATTGCGGGGCCTAAAAGCAATGGGATTACAAAAGGAATTTTCGTATTTGGCATGATCAAATAGAGAATAAAAAGGGAAATAGTAAAGAATGTTCCATATAACATTGGGTGTCTTTGGACAAACTCCCCTTCTATGGATAAGTCTTTTCTTATTCTTTTTATCCCTAAAATCAAAAAAAGAGTAAGCAGAAAAGTTAAAGAATAGTGAAGCAATGGGGGAGAATAAGGGTTTAACAGGAAAAACGCTATTATCAGAGCAGAAATAAAAGCTGTGAGTGTTATTTTCAATCCTCTTTTTGCTAACAAAGATTTTTCTTTAAAATCGGGATAGAA
This region of Thermococcus sp. MV5 genomic DNA includes:
- a CDS encoding co-chaperone YbbN, giving the protein MIKGFEGDFEVVKRAKHALLWFSSPGCPPCKMIKPFMYELSEKYKEVDIEKYHRVAQTFEVLNVPTLVYLKKGKEVHRQNLVRRKEEVEERLRKLLKV